Proteins found in one Desulfurobacteriaceae bacterium genomic segment:
- a CDS encoding metallophosphoesterase family protein encodes MHEPFFVDSLAKSGDFDYILYGHTHELSTKVLNGCQIINSGELCGYLTGKSTFVILDTCQNSVEVREIL; translated from the coding sequence ATGCACGAACCGTTCTTTGTTGACTCTTTAGCAAAGTCTGGCGATTTTGATTACATTTTATACGGTCATACCCACGAGCTATCAACAAAAGTTCTAAATGGGTGTCAGATAATAAACTCTGGAGAGCTTTGTGGATATCTCACTGGAAAATCCACTTTTGTTATACTTGACACCTGCCAAAATTCTGTAGAAGTACGAGAGATTTTATGA